The stretch of DNA ttttatttcaaaaatatccttcttatatataaagatatgcatagtcaatttttccaatcatctcaaatattttccaaagtactctatcattctaatttgggtgaaaacTCTCTTTTATGTATAAAGAtgtgcatagtcaattttttcgaatttttctaatcatctcaaatattttccaaagtactctatcattctaatttgggtgaagacaaactcacaaaatatatggacgacgtagatctgatcagccgttctcccgtgatgatgagttatacgtacgtgggaaaaactctcttttatatataaagatgtaTACTATACGTACGCAGTGGTTACCTTAGTTTCGGAGAGCATAGTCATGATATATCCTTTTGTTTATTAATTTTCACAACATCATCAAATATAATGTGATAAATAAATGGTCTAGACAGACCGCGATTTCTCCAAGCAAATAATCCAAGTGTTTTTAACAAAATGTCAAGCCATATTCACACTCCTAATATAAGCAGAATGGAACAAGTCAAACAACCTACTACATGTTAGTTCAGATTACTATACGATAGAGAACCAATCTTCCCCAAAtacgaaacaaaaacaaacagttcTCGTCAACAATGACTTTCTACTTCCATTGTTTTGCAACCACAGTCGTAACAATAACAGTGCAATGTTGTGTTTTTCAATACACATGACACATGATTGGCTATCGTATCAATTATCACGAAAAATCAACGTTAATTCGAGCTACTAGGTAGTACTATATATCAGATGGTTTATGTAGCACAAATCAGTTTTACTCACTCAAAGTCAATGGAACTGCACATTGACTAAATATGTGCAGCGCTCTCCTGAGCACCTAAATGCTACGATTGAAGTGGACAAAACAACACTAGAGAACCAAACGAAACAGATCAACACCCTTTCGGTAGAACCGTCAACTGTCTCAACAAATTCGCTTAGGTAcgtatttcgtatttattgAAGCCTACACTGATCCTATTCAATGTTAGctactagaactgcttcgagCGAGATTGATCACAATGCAAATGCAACCAGCACCAGAGAAGCCGTTCGTAGTGATCACCGAACAACCGCGATCGAACGCGCTCCGTTTCCGATACGAATGCGAAGGTCGATCGGCGGGTTCGATTCCAGGCGTAAATAGCACACCGGAGTCGAAGACGTTCCCTACCATCGCGGTTCGTGGCTACAAAGGTCGAGCTGTTGTGGTGGTGTCGTGTGTTACCAAGGATGCACCCTATCGACCCCATCCACACAATCTGGTTGGCAAAGGTAGTAAGAAGGGTGTGTGTACCGCTGAGATGAACAGCATCACCATGAGCCAGACCTTCCCCCATTTGGGCATTCAGTGTGTGAAAAAGAAGGACGTCGAGGAGTCACTCCGATTGCGACAGAGCATTCAAGTGGACCCGTTCAAAACCGGGTACGGTCATATCAAGCAACCATCGTCCATCGATTTCAATGCGATTCGCATTTGTTTCCAAGTTTTTCTGGAGGGACAGCAATCCGGACGGTTCACGGAACCCTTACAACCGGTTGTATCGGAGGTCATCTACGACAAAAAAGCAACGGCCGATTTGATGATTTGTGACCTGAGCGACGACGTGGCACCCATTGGTGGTGGAAAGGAGATAACACTGCTCTGCGAGAAGGTCACCAAGGAGGATATCAGCGTTAGGTTCTACGAGGAGCAGCAGGGAGAAGTTGTGTGGGAAGGCGTTGGAGAATTCCAGCATAAACACGTCCACAAACAGGTGGCTATCAGCTTCAAAACGCCACAATATCGGACACTGCAGTTAGAACAACCTGTCATGGTAGTTCAATTTACATGAAAGATTAAGTTATACAAACTAAAACTGGGGTTTTCCTTCATTCTCGCAGATTTACATTCAATTGAGGAGACCTTCGGATGGTGCTACAAGCGATCCATTACCATTCAAGCTTATCCCATATGACATATACGATTTGAGTCAGAAATACAAACGTCAAAAACTCGATAATTGGGAGTTTACGGAAGTGGCAGACTACCAAAGGCACCAGTTACTAAGCGCACCAGCCGAAAATGACAACGTTGAAGGGAATATTTTTCCTCCCTATCAGTACCATGATTTCGCGGGAACATACCGCAATCCACATGATGTTACCTCTCCAGCTGATCATTCCTTTATGACTGCCAACGGTGGTGCGGCACCATTGAACAATGTATTTCATAATGCAATGGACAATGACTTCCAAATGGGACCCCAGAACGGATATGCTAGCCATGGTACTAACTTGGGTAATCTAGGGAATGGAGGATTTTCCATGACCGCAGCTCCCCAGATCGGTCCCGCAGAAATGCAAATAAACGCCAAAAATATCGGCACGAACAAATACAATTTGTGCAACTTGCTGGATCTTGACATCACCAATAATTTCAACATGAACTCATCCGAGATCAAATCAATCATGAAACAACTGTCGGACATTAAGCAGGAGCCGGGACAACAGGACGAAGAGAATCTCTCGAATAGCTTCTCGAAGTTAACATGTTAAACAACGTAGTCTGAAAAGGCACAGAAGAAACGAAGTCTTTTAAAGCAAAATACTGTcacttaattttcattttagatCGCGAAACTGTTTTTAGCATTTGGTCTACAAAGGAAGTAAACTTTATCTTGAGCTGCCTTATTTTTCTGCCACTTCCGGGTTAGCTGTCAATGATCAGATGTTCTCCAAACCGTTTATGGACATGGATGTAATCCATGTAATCCATATTTTATCCAATTAAGACAAACTAAATCCGAGCTCTTAACCCGGATATCTCAAATCCAAGGATCGGAACAGGACTCACATGTAGGCCAACATAATATAAACTGGGGTTTCAGTTTCAAATATTCTATTCTCGAAAAGCTGTGCCCGGACCGCTTGCTGCTGGTAGCTGCGTTAGAAGGCAATTTGTTTTTGCCAATTTTACActctgcggtttttttttgtcatgtcGACAGGTGAAGTGAATTGCAAAGGGGGCGGGGAAATGGACTGCAAAGAATATTTgagaatagaaataaaaatgcgGGAAGTTGCTGCTCTCTGCGGGTGATACTCTTCATTTAGTGCCCTCTCGGGTGGTGGCTTTTTTCGGGGTGAAGGAAAAATTAATAGTTTTCCGGATTTGTTATTCAAATGAATGAAATTCAAGCTGGAGCGAAGAGGGCTTTCTCCTCTGAACGGGGTGCTGAGAGGCGAGAGGGTGAGTCCCCAGCTGGGTGCGGATTGACAGTTGATGGACAAGCAAATATTGAACGCCCTTTGCGCTTGAATTCGTGCTCGGTTTATGTATGATGAAAATGGTCATTATGTTGGTTAGTTTGATCGCAGCTTGATAGGTTGCAGAGGGAATCGAAACCGAAGTATCCTTGCTCGGGAAAGGCCTTCAGGGCCGTGGGAAAACCCTGTGCAGGTGCGTGAGTGTATGTGGATGTGGCTTGCCATGGAGACATACGGAACAGCATGCCGTATTTATCGAAccatttattattaatttacTTTGGAAATGGAGTTTCATTGTTTAGGCTATTTGTCCGGGCTCGATGGACTGTGTTTGTGGAGATGAAGATGACAATAGTGCCGATGACGGTATGGTTTTGACTTTTGATGGGAAATCAGGTGCGCCAGAAGCTTTTGATCGCAATTGCACATTATTTTCGGTCTATTGCTGTGGGTAGAGATGATAGTGGCATTCGGTACCCCCTTTCTCTTACGCCTCTCTTCATCTGGACAGAGTTTGCTTTTTGTATACGAAAGAGACTCCGGTGCCGGAATGGTCAATCTGGTTACCCAACTAGACTGCATTTTCCATCTCTCGCTCACCATTGTAGACACAGAGCTTCGTTCCGTGTGTCTGTATAAGTGAAATGATGTGGGTTTTTGATAGGGAAATGCTGGATCCACCAATTCTCTGGTAACgacatttcaatttcaatgtgGCTCCACTTTGGAATAGTATCACTCGGTTTCTCTACGTGTTTCCTCGCTAGTACAAGTAGATTTTGCCTGGCCTTCCATCGTCCATATAGTTGGTGGAATGGGGGTTAGGTATATTCTACGGAAATTGACTGTACTCTGGAGTTGATTTTGTTTTGGCATTAAATAATGGCATTCAACATTCTGTCGATTGTCTTCCGgaagtaaattcatttgtttgaatacaGAAAATCGGTTCTGTAAACTATGGCTAGAGTACTCCTACAGATGATTTGAGAAACATAaacatgactttttttttctttattagagagattttcagccttaggctggttcatcataAACATAACTAATTTTGCTGTTCTTCTTATTGGTTCGAACCCATTATTAGATGGCGTACAGAAAGCACTGGCCTAACTAACTTAATTAGCGCAGTGAATATCCACCGAAGCAACAGGATTTGTGGAAGTCTACactttattttcattatttttgtccGGATGCCTATCTCCAATAAGGGCCCTTCCTTGGAGACGTTGATGACGAAATTAGAGGAACTCCAGGAACAACATTCAACGATATCTGGCGTTACCGGCGTATTCTTACCGGAATAATATCTCATGACGACTTCGAAGAAGAGGACGGTGCTTGACATTCAGTGGAGACATCGATGAATGATTGAGTTTTCGCTATCGTTTCGCTTCACCAGAGGTGATGAAGATTCACTATTCGaaaaagtgtcttcaatatgAACTGAGGAACATAACATTAATagtaaacagttgaaaaaacgcCAGATACAGTCCTCGTTCCATTCGTCCAGGCTTTCTAGAGAATCGTTGTCCGGTTTGAGCGAAAATTTTCTAGCTTAGACCAGATTGTAATTCCGATAGATTATGAAAAACTATTCCTAATTTATATCTTGCTCTGATCCGATTACGCGAAGAGCTTGGGAAAAGTATTCGTCATCATTAGAGCAAGATACGTTGAAGCAATTGCCAGAGTTTCTCCACAGACGAATACGAGATCTGGAAACGATATCAACAATACCACACAAGAGTGTTCATCAACCGGCGGATATACGGAAACTTAAACTAGCGACGGTTAGGGGTAGTTTCAATAGTTCTCAGGCGAACAAGGGACGCTGTGTCGTATCTCGTCAGATCATTTATTGTACCAATTTAGTGGGTTTCAAGGGATGTTAGTTGGAGATAGAGATGCGTTATTGCGTAAAACGGTTTATGAAAGAACTGCTTTTGACGAGGACACCAGGCTAAAGAGTATTTTGCGAGGAATATCATCATActttgatatgtttgaaaatggaTGGAGAAGTTAGTCCCGTGCACGAACCTCCAATGATTCAGGAGTACCAATCACTCCAACTTCCAACAAGAACACTACAAATATCCATGTTTTCGGTAGAGCTCAGCTTTATACTCAGGTACTCAG from Toxorhynchites rutilus septentrionalis strain SRP chromosome 3, ASM2978413v1, whole genome shotgun sequence encodes:
- the LOC129777352 gene encoding embryonic polarity protein dorsal-like, which gives rise to MQMQPAPEKPFVVITEQPRSNALRFRYECEGRSAGSIPGVNSTPESKTFPTIAVRGYKGRAVVVVSCVTKDAPYRPHPHNLVGKGSKKGVCTAEMNSITMSQTFPHLGIQCVKKKDVEESLRLRQSIQVDPFKTGYGHIKQPSSIDFNAIRICFQVFLEGQQSGRFTEPLQPVVSEVIYDKKATADLMICDLSDDVAPIGGGKEITLLCEKVTKEDISVRFYEEQQGEVVWEGVGEFQHKHVHKQVAISFKTPQYRTLQLEQPVMIYIQLRRPSDGATSDPLPFKLIPYDIYDLSQKYKRQKLDNWEFTEVADYQRHQLLSAPAENDNVEGNIFPPYQYHDFAGTYRNPHDVTSPADHSFMTANGGAAPLNNVFHNAMDNDFQMGPQNGYASHGTNLGNLGNGGFSMTAAPQIGPAEMQINAKNIGTNKYNLCNLLDLDITNNFNMNSSEIKSIMKQLSDIKQEPGQQDEENLSNSFSKLTC